A region from the Mycoplasmopsis phocirhinis genome encodes:
- a CDS encoding deoxycytidylate deaminase, producing MKNESLYWDGYFMALAKISAMRSKDPNTKVGACIIDGDKKVIGLGYNGMPGGIDDAFPWTRNSIDNNISKTKYPYVVHAEINAIINAFGKTKNAILYTSLYPCSNCAKTIVQAGIKTIIYENDKYHNTEDAKIARYILQSCGIESRHLALQTSIEVKVGDKNFVL from the coding sequence ATGAAAAATGAATCGTTGTATTGAGATGGCTATTTTATGGCTTTGGCTAAAATATCTGCCATGCGCTCAAAAGACCCAAACACAAAAGTGGGGGCATGTATTATTGATGGAGATAAAAAAGTAATTGGATTAGGCTATAACGGAATGCCCGGAGGTATTGATGATGCATTTCCTTGAACAAGAAACAGCATTGACAACAATATATCTAAAACCAAATATCCTTATGTAGTTCACGCAGAAATTAACGCAATTATCAATGCTTTTGGTAAAACTAAAAACGCAATTTTATACACCTCGCTTTATCCGTGCTCAAATTGTGCTAAAACCATTGTTCAAGCAGGTATTAAAACAATTATTTACGAAAATGACAAATATCACAACACTGAAGACGCTAAAATCGCCAGATATATTTTGCAAAGTTGTGGTATAGAATCTAGACATCTAGCACTACAAACTAGTATTGAAGTAAAAGTAGGTGACAAAAATTTTGTTCTTTAA
- a CDS encoding diadenylate cyclase yields MKTNSIILYLTFALLIVVILAIILPKIIDLSRAKFAKKRFEKLGSSSQIRLINQLREAVEHFSKTKTGALITIENTDNLDSLRTDGLILDADISSSLLIAIFNKESPLHDGAVIIRDNKIHYAATFYKISKKSIDNHYGARHRAAIGISEVCDALTIIVSEESGDVRFVKNGTFFKIRLEQFQEQLIKYLKD; encoded by the coding sequence TTAAAAACAAATAGCATAATTTTATATTTAACTTTTGCTTTATTAATTGTTGTTATTTTAGCAATAATTTTACCTAAAATTATTGATTTATCAAGAGCTAAATTTGCTAAAAAACGTTTTGAAAAACTAGGCAGCAGTTCGCAAATTAGGTTAATTAATCAATTGCGTGAAGCAGTCGAACATTTTTCAAAAACTAAAACGGGAGCTTTAATTACAATTGAAAATACTGATAATTTAGATAGCCTAAGAACTGATGGATTAATTTTAGACGCGGATATAAGTTCGTCGTTATTGATTGCTATTTTTAATAAAGAATCTCCACTTCATGACGGAGCCGTAATAATTAGAGATAATAAAATTCACTACGCAGCAACTTTTTATAAAATATCTAAAAAATCAATAGATAATCACTATGGGGCTAGACATCGTGCTGCTATTGGCATCAGTGAAGTTTGTGATGCACTTACAATCATTGTAAGTGAAGAGAGCGGCGATGTAAGATTTGTAAAAAACGGAACATTTTTTAAAATTAGACTTGAACAATTTCAAGAACAATTAATCAAATATTTAAAGGATTAA
- the mgtE gene encoding magnesium transporter: MTPNDEKQIQNDIKLVVETKDIKRARDLIDEIPNADIAAALAELENDQQITFLRMLKTPDAAEVFSYLETEHQRELALGFSEEWSMKMLQELQSDELADVLEELPANVTSKIIAYTPQEKRNEINKILSYADDEVGSIMSIDISSIQNTYTCEQALFKIKRDYSKNKAELVHYYYVVDATQKLLGVLTLEEIIFANANAKIDDIYSPVTSISANDKQEQAAKIFSEHDMSVLPVINQDKRLIGMITSDDVIDVIHEAATEDLYKMAGINSKAWQAEEYLKTPWYALLKHRILWGLIILLFSSLLEIVAYFLFKNVFSTFIQQLNISMLSLFISFVVFIPTINAVIRNGGAQTNITIKRALTMDLLEKGDYKKVIFKETLIGFSFGLFLAFVNVARMSIFLAATGDLTKFMLKSWAIIITISIALIIAMTLVQLISALIPIIYVCLKKDPSNLSLVLLNSIAELVSIIIVFILSFVVLNNFIL, from the coding sequence ATGACACCAAACGATGAAAAACAAATTCAGAATGATATTAAGCTCGTTGTTGAAACAAAAGATATAAAGCGAGCAAGAGATTTAATCGATGAAATTCCTAATGCTGATATTGCTGCAGCTCTTGCAGAATTAGAAAATGATCAACAAATTACTTTTTTAAGAATGCTTAAAACGCCAGATGCCGCCGAAGTTTTTTCTTATTTAGAAACCGAACACCAAAGAGAATTAGCACTAGGTTTTAGCGAGGAATGAAGCATGAAAATGCTCCAAGAATTACAAAGTGATGAATTAGCTGATGTTTTAGAAGAATTACCGGCTAATGTAACAAGTAAAATTATTGCCTATACTCCACAAGAAAAACGTAATGAAATTAATAAAATTTTAAGTTATGCTGACGATGAAGTGGGTAGTATCATGAGTATTGACATTTCCTCAATTCAAAATACATATACTTGTGAACAAGCATTGTTTAAAATCAAGCGTGATTATTCAAAAAATAAAGCTGAATTAGTTCATTATTATTATGTAGTCGATGCTACTCAAAAATTATTAGGTGTTTTAACTTTAGAAGAAATAATTTTTGCCAATGCTAATGCTAAAATTGATGACATTTATTCGCCAGTTACATCAATCTCAGCTAATGATAAACAAGAACAAGCAGCTAAAATTTTTAGTGAGCATGATATGTCTGTGCTACCAGTAATAAATCAAGACAAACGTTTAATCGGTATGATAACTAGTGATGATGTTATTGATGTGATTCACGAAGCAGCAACCGAAGATTTATATAAAATGGCTGGTATTAATTCAAAAGCATGACAGGCTGAAGAATATTTAAAAACACCTTGATACGCTCTTTTAAAACATAGAATTTTGTGAGGCTTAATTATTTTATTGTTCTCTTCACTTTTAGAAATAGTTGCATATTTTTTATTTAAAAATGTTTTTTCAACATTTATTCAACAATTAAATATATCAATGTTAAGTCTATTTATTAGTTTTGTTGTATTTATTCCGACTATAAATGCTGTTATTCGAAACGGCGGAGCTCAAACTAACATAACAATTAAAAGAGCTCTAACAATGGATTTACTCGAAAAAGGCGATTACAAAAAAGTAATTTTTAAAGAAACACTTATTGGTTTTAGTTTTGGCTTATTTTTAGCTTTTGTTAATGTTGCGAGAATGAGTATATTCTTAGCCGCTACTGGTGATTTAACTAAATTTATGCTTAAATCATGAGCAATTATAATTACAATTTCAATTGCTTTAATTATTGCAATGACTTTAGTTCAATTAATTTCAGCTCTAATTCCTATTATTTATGTTTGTCTAAAAAAAGACCCATCTAATTTATCATTAGTTTTATTAAATTCTATAGCTGAACTTGTTTCAATAATTATTGTATTTATTCTTAGTTTTGTGGTACTAAATAATTTTATTTTATAA
- the asnS gene encoding asparagine--tRNA ligase: MSQTEITIKHLFLNKLDYANAKLEFKAWVVANRGNKKIRFIEINDGSSVQNLQVALKGDNFDFEILSQVHLGAAIRVQGNITLTPNAPQPLELVANEFELLRDTDLDYPIQKQVINLETLREIPHVRHRTNLLRCVMLIRSTLALQVHQYFAKNNFLYFNAPIITSNDGEGAGETFEVRDSNSKNPFFGADKKATLGVTGQLHAESYAIGFKKVYTFAPTFRAEHSNTKKHAAEFWMIEPEVAFYDLNDIINLADDFLKTVIKNTIEIHPKEFKFLVDNIDSELLNNLNKFINTKLAILDYRDALKELQKVKEIFEDQNIEFGLDFATEHEKYLASNVAKGPVAIINFPKEFKAFYMHQNEDNDTVASFDLLVPGIGELIGGSQREVNYDKLLHRANEVGISQEELQWYLDLRRFGDSGSSGFGVGFERLVMFVTGVDNIRDVIPYPRTSGNIKM; the protein is encoded by the coding sequence ATGTCGCAAACTGAAATTACAATTAAACATTTATTTTTAAATAAATTAGATTATGCAAATGCTAAATTAGAATTTAAAGCGTGAGTAGTTGCTAATAGAGGTAATAAAAAAATTAGATTTATTGAAATTAATGATGGTTCTAGTGTGCAAAATCTACAAGTAGCCTTAAAAGGCGATAATTTTGATTTTGAAATTTTATCTCAAGTTCATTTAGGAGCAGCAATTAGAGTTCAAGGAAATATAACTTTAACGCCAAATGCCCCACAACCTTTAGAATTGGTGGCAAATGAATTCGAATTATTAAGAGATACAGATTTAGATTATCCGATTCAAAAACAAGTCATTAATCTCGAAACTTTAAGAGAAATTCCTCATGTAAGACACCGCACGAATTTATTAAGGTGCGTAATGTTAATTCGCTCAACATTAGCATTACAAGTTCATCAATATTTCGCTAAAAACAATTTTTTATATTTCAATGCTCCTATTATTACCTCAAACGATGGTGAAGGGGCTGGTGAAACATTTGAGGTTAGAGATTCAAATTCAAAAAACCCGTTTTTTGGCGCTGATAAAAAAGCTACATTAGGAGTTACGGGCCAATTACACGCAGAAAGTTATGCGATCGGATTTAAAAAAGTTTATACGTTTGCTCCTACCTTTAGAGCTGAGCACTCAAACACAAAAAAACATGCCGCTGAATTTTGAATGATTGAACCCGAAGTTGCTTTTTATGATTTAAATGACATTATTAATTTAGCTGACGATTTTCTTAAAACAGTAATTAAAAACACTATTGAAATTCACCCCAAGGAATTTAAATTTTTAGTTGACAATATTGATAGTGAATTATTAAATAATTTAAACAAATTCATTAACACTAAACTTGCCATTCTTGACTATCGTGATGCATTAAAAGAATTGCAAAAAGTAAAGGAAATTTTTGAAGATCAAAATATAGAATTTGGTTTAGATTTTGCAACTGAACACGAAAAATACTTAGCTTCTAATGTTGCAAAAGGTCCAGTGGCAATTATTAATTTTCCAAAAGAATTTAAAGCATTTTATATGCACCAAAATGAAGATAATGACACAGTCGCCTCATTTGATTTATTAGTTCCTGGAATTGGAGAATTAATAGGTGGTAGCCAGCGTGAAGTTAATTATGATAAATTATTACACCGAGCTAATGAAGTTGGAATTAGCCAAGAAGAATTACAATGATATCTTGATTTAAGACGTTTTGGCGATTCTGGTTCAAGTGGTTTTGGAGTTGGGTTTGAACGTTTAGTGATGTTTGTAACCGGCGTTGATAACATCCGCGATGTAATCCCTTATCCTCGTACATCGGGCAATATTAAAATGTAA
- a CDS encoding glycosyltransferase: MKLSIITPSITHWKELEYISGVLRNQNNQDFEVIFVISKPNKKIYSIVENNIQFFGSRVKVVFNQKHKSIQSDILAAFHLVKNQYVYVLSPDSVIKKNFVRILTDKLTDNQPHILEFRPNLTGSIKWHPYSRINTNSIINKKDNPDFIAYAFPFIFNKVFKKSYIEQFMNYRVKEMNDTKFATELLYILLVNAESYLYWNISLVKEHISSSTWLAPNNFVAQFKIIENFINTNNLDLLSEITYAKLYFLQIVLLGFLNSRQFSVFKVLHYIFDSRKKFNEKRAQKFLKDLYTLLKKYHDENSQVFLVNRYFNKINKEAGYLKKLLNLETAVQIYKNL, translated from the coding sequence ATGAAATTATCAATTATTACGCCTTCAATCACGCACTGAAAAGAACTTGAATATATTTCTGGCGTTTTACGCAACCAAAACAATCAAGATTTTGAAGTTATTTTTGTTATTTCTAAACCCAACAAAAAAATATATTCAATAGTTGAAAACAATATCCAATTTTTTGGTTCCAGAGTTAAAGTTGTTTTTAACCAAAAACATAAAAGCATTCAAAGTGATATTTTAGCTGCATTTCATTTGGTAAAAAATCAATATGTGTATGTGTTAAGTCCCGATTCGGTTATCAAGAAAAATTTTGTAAGAATTTTAACTGACAAATTAACTGATAATCAACCTCATATTTTGGAATTTAGACCAAATTTGACTGGTTCAATTAAATGACATCCTTATTCAAGAATAAATACAAACTCAATAATTAATAAAAAAGATAATCCAGATTTTATTGCTTACGCATTTCCATTTATTTTTAATAAAGTTTTTAAAAAAAGTTATATTGAACAATTTATGAATTATCGTGTGAAAGAAATGAATGATACTAAATTCGCGACCGAATTATTATATATTTTGTTAGTTAATGCTGAATCATATTTATATTGAAATATTTCCCTTGTTAAAGAACATATTTCATCTTCAACTTGACTTGCTCCAAATAATTTTGTTGCCCAATTCAAAATAATTGAAAATTTTATTAATACCAATAATTTAGATTTGCTTTCGGAAATTACATATGCTAAATTGTATTTTTTACAGATTGTTTTATTAGGTTTTTTGAATTCAAGACAATTTTCAGTATTTAAAGTTTTACACTACATTTTTGATTCACGTAAAAAATTTAATGAAAAACGAGCACAAAAATTTTTAAAAGATCTTTATACATTATTGAAAAAATATCATGATGAAAATTCGCAAGTATTTTTAGTTAATCGCTATTTTAATAAAATCAATAAAGAAGCAGGATATTTAAAAAAATTATTAAATTTAGAAACTGCTGTGCAAATTTATAAAAACCTTTAA
- a CDS encoding RDD family protein — protein sequence MKFLHKNVSFWRRFASNLIDFFIFVSLIIGLWKILNFNSTNNEIKIASWYTFLIFSWLISLNLFVVIPFFWNYRSLGLILTRLQILIKTKKNKLVKCLIIYGFNFGFYSLIILIMLVGIQTSQIQNLYVQNISALNNLDLNLVFIARIISVLTGVWTLLILLNYALILATKKHSGLFEKIFSYRVVYIKHFNQNDKFNQIKLVPFKTKKVEIIFREVDND from the coding sequence ATGAAATTCTTACATAAAAATGTTTCATTTTGGCGGCGTTTTGCCTCAAATTTAATTGATTTTTTTATTTTTGTTTCTTTAATTATAGGATTGTGAAAAATATTGAATTTCAATTCAACTAATAATGAAATTAAGATTGCTTCTTGGTACACATTTTTAATATTTTCTTGGTTAATTAGTTTAAATTTGTTCGTTGTAATCCCGTTTTTTTGAAATTATCGTAGTTTAGGTTTAATCTTAACAAGGCTTCAAATTTTGATAAAAACTAAAAAAAACAAATTAGTGAAATGCTTGATAATTTATGGTTTCAATTTTGGTTTTTATTCGTTAATAATTTTAATTATGTTAGTTGGTATTCAAACATCACAAATTCAAAATTTATATGTTCAAAATATTTCGGCATTAAATAATTTAGATTTAAATTTAGTATTTATTGCTCGAATCATATCTGTTTTAACCGGTGTTTGAACATTGTTGATTTTGTTAAATTATGCTTTGATTTTAGCCACAAAAAAACATAGTGGGCTATTTGAAAAAATTTTTTCTTATCGTGTTGTTTATATAAAACATTTTAATCAAAACGATAAATTTAATCAAATAAAACTTGTGCCATTTAAAACAAAAAAAGTTGAAATAATTTTTAGAGAGGTAGATAATGACTAG